CTTTATTATATGTACATATTTTTCAAACAAAACGAGGCCCTGTAAAAGGCCCTTTCTGTTATGTCCATATGGTATACTAATGAAGTTTTGAGTTAAATTTATGTGTGATAAaaatagagtaaaatgcaccagagGCCCATCAACTTGTAGTCACTTAGGTCCGTAAACTCTAAAAGTGTATTTCTGGGTGCATAAACTTATAATTTGTATCACTTAGATCAGGCCCGtgaacttgtaatttgtgtcccATATATCATGCACTGAATGGCATGGATTCATGTTATTTGATTTTATTTCACAATCTATATGACATAACGAAATGGCAATAGCATGTTAACCTGATGTGCTCTTCAACCATTCATTAATAAGATAAAGAACAAGTTGCGATTATTTTACTTAAAACTATTCTCTTATTCATCGCACAAGTACAAACACTCAAATAATCATCTTTCATGTTGCATGAACAACAATCTAACAGTACTGTAAAGAGCTCATGCAAAGGCATATGTACAAGCACAATTAAACAAACAGGGGCCATATGCTGTTGGTGCCCTTTTCCCCAGCAACAAGCGGTCAGTTTCTGACCATGGCCTTCTCAGTAAGAAAACTTTCCATCTTTAATAATGCCTGAAAGGGTTGAGGCGAAAAAATCTCAGTTAGATTTAGTTGTGAAGACCAATTCAGCTAAGGCGGAACAGGAAGAAAACAGAATTTCAGGATACCTCAATGGCAATGGTACTAGGTGTAAGTATAGTGACATCATTATGCCCTTGTTTTAATGCAATATCTGCATCAGGAAGAATTTGATCAATTAATTGAATTATGTGAAGCATTGTGTTTAGTGAGTTTGTCAGTAGTATAAAGGATCAGCAAATTCAGGATTATGCATAGCAGACATTGTTATTGAAAATTATAGGAAATTTACGTTCAAGTGAAACTCTGGCATCCGCATTAGCATACGAGTCCATTCTTTTCTCAAAAAGTGATGTAAGTTTTGCATAAGCCTGCATTAGGAAACAAAAGGCCTTAGCACTGAAAGGGTTACCAAAGTAGAATATTAGTCAGACTGGAGCTCAAGAGCTCAAATCTCATATGACAGTGAGCAACAGTATCTACCTTTGCATATGGGTCACCAGATTCCTGATGCAAGAGGGGCCGAGATGCAGTTCCCACGGCAGCAATCCTTCTTGCAAGTGCATCCAGTGGAACATCTAACCACACAGTCAGCCCTTTCTTCATGTAACTCCTGCAAATTCCTTGCAGTGTGAGAATTGGTTTCGAAGAGCAACCTCAGGGTAGTTTTGTCACTTCCAGTACCAATTGATTGGTCGGATCACGGCACCacctccagttgcaacaactaaCCGATGCATTGATGACAAATCCCTTAGGACCTCACTCTTGACAagttgaatgaaaaaaaaaagaggatatCAGAAAAGTTGGTTATCAGGTATAGAGGTATTTGAATAGGAGCTTAATGCTGTCAGCCTCTATTGGATTACAGCATTTATATCAGAGGTGAGGAATTTTCAATTCGATCTTCCTAGAAAGAAACATGAATGCCTTGCAGACTTGGGAGTCTTTCCCAGGCCTCCATCCTTTAATAAGGAAAAAAATTAATAGATCTCATTAGAGAAATGGGCATGTACCTCATTATCTCTGAAGAATGCTTCACTGTGGAGCTGAAAAATCTCAGCAACAGATGATATACCGACAGCCTTCTCTACCAACTTATCACTGCAATTGGAATAGGCcagtaaaaagaaagaaaaaaaagagggtaCTTCTAAGAAGATTTGGTGGACGGTTGGTGAAGTTAATTATCAGAGAGTAGTACAGACCTGTCGAAGAAAGAATAACCTAGTACTTCAGCTAATATCTTCCCAACTGTAGTTTTGCCTGAACCCATCATTCCTGTATACCAAAGTACGCAAATATCATATATGCAAACCGCGACATAATGATGTGCTTGAGCTGAACTGGAACTAGAACTAACCGACTAGATAAATGCATCGGCCATCCAAGTAAGGGAGAACATCCTGGGCTTTTTGCTGGAATTAGCATGGATGTCAGttatgtaaaaaaaaaactatagctGGTCGGTTGATGTTTTCTCTCTCCAGTCAACTCAATTATCATTATATTACTTCCTATTTGCAAACAACTTATTTACTGACCTGTAGTATGAGAGCTTCATCGGCAGAGTAGTGGACCTTTTCAGTACCTGCGAGCCGCCATCATGTACGTATCAAATCTCAACCGTCTGGTACACGCTAAACTATGACTAATAACAGTACAACTATATGACTTAAATATCAAGCGTTGACATTGATTTGGAATCAATTGTACGAAACACAAGTAGCTATATCTTCCCTTAAAAACCACAAAACAGCCTAATCACTAGTATATGTTTGTGTCCATTTCAACTTCCAATGTTTTCTTGTACCTGGTTTGGAACGGCAACTTCCGAATGTATGGCCCCCCAACACCCAGAAGCCACTACGAACTGCTATATAGCCAACAAAAACCGTATGGCAACACTCGAGTTCCGCCACTTTGCTGTCCCCTCCCTCAGCCGTCGCGTGTCACGTGTGTGAAGCGTGTCAGGCGACCGACACATATCCTATCGGACCTAGCTATCTATCTCCCGAAATTCAGtacaacaaataaataaataataatcgATCAGCAAGCCCAAGCATAATCTGCCATGTTCATCGGCATCTATCCCATCTTAGCATAGCTAATCCATTTCCTGCCCTGCCTGGTAATCCCAGTACTTGTTAACAACAACCGCATGAACACCAAAGGAGAGAGGCAATTGAACTCTGCACCTGTCGATTTCTTGCAACACGAAGCTTTCATCTTTGCGGCACGGAGCACAGGATCCGTGCTCCTCCGCGGATCGGTTCCCAGAGCCAGCCTCGCCGGCAGCTTCTCCGCCGTGAGCCCCGCCGCCGGGACTCTTGCAGAGCAAGCGCCGCGCGGCTTCTCGAGCCCGGCCCACGCACCGGGCCGCGCCCGGATGCCCACGCTCGCCTCCATCTTCCTGTCGATCCGCGCGGCTTGATGTGTTGCTGTGACGTGTGGCTCAGCCGCTCGGGCGAGATGTGCTAGACGTGATTGGTGATGGTGGTTTTGGATAGGCCGGCCATCGCCGGGGTAATgaagagctcgccggcggcaggcggcggcggacgaggagGGCGGCCCTCCGTGCGGAGACGCGAGATGAGAGGGAATTGAAGGAGGTGGGAATTGTGGGCTCGCGGGGCTTTTATACAAGACTCCTCCGAGAGGCGGTCGTGAGTTTGGTTTCGAAGTGGTTGGTTTCTTGCCGCGTGGGTCCGGCATGTTTTCATTATTTTCAGGATCTGAAATCCTCATATTTTTCATAATATGAAATACAAGATCATCTAGCGTGACTCCAGTTTGATCATACGCCTGTCATTATGACCTGATGACAAACAAGAGCAGAAAATTGTACTGTATCTAAGTGACctgcctttttttcttttctttttttttaaagtcGCAGTTTGACCTGGTGTGGCGTCCAACGTCACATGTTACAATGTTCGTAACCGTTTAATTTAAATCATATGGACATATTTTTATATACATAAATCAAATCATATTGAATTTGGATGGTATAATCTATCTTTAAACCTTTTTTGAAACGAAGTCTATCTTTAAACCTAATTATCAAAGAAAAGATGAGGCGGCAGCATATCAGATGCAACTTGTGGCATAGAATAGTCCAGAGACCTGCCAGTACGCGCGCCAACAGAATTGGCTTTAGCGGTTTCGGGCTTTCGGCTGTTCCGAGGACGAGAAAACCTTGCGAGATTTCTTACCTGCCCAAACGACAATCGAGAGTTAGGGATCACATCGTGCGTTAAATCCACTCAGGAGTCAGGACCAAGCCAAAGCCAGTAGCCACCCCTCCACCAAACACAAAATGGGCAACCGCGGGCTGCTCACGTGACGGGAAGGGCGTTTCCGTCAAGTACAATCCAGAATGGGCCCGTCGGGGTTAGTTGGGCTGGGTTATCTGGGATGTCCCCGCGCTCTCTCTCTGCCGGCCGGCGGTGGATCGATCCAACTACCACCGCGCCCGTCGTCCCGCACGCCACGTCGGATGCGGCCGAGCCGTAGGAGGGTTTGGTGGCTGATGGCGACGCCGCGCGAGGTGGTGAGACCGTGAGAGACAGAGACGTCCGAGCTTTCCCTTTCCTGCGGCAGACTGCTTTCTGAATTCTGAACCTGTCCTCAGGCGTCGATCTTTTGAC
This sequence is a window from Panicum virgatum strain AP13 chromosome 7K, P.virgatum_v5, whole genome shotgun sequence. Protein-coding genes within it:
- the LOC120641931 gene encoding shikimate kinase 3, chloroplastic-like; translated protein: MEASVGIRARPGAWAGLEKPRGACSARVPAAGLTAEKLPARLALGTDPRRSTDPVLRAAKMKASCCKKSTGTEKVHYSADEALILQQKAQDVLPYLDGRCIYLVGMMGSGKTTVGKILAEVLGYSFFDSDKLVEKAVGISSVAEIFQLHSEAFFRDNESEVLRDLSSMHRLVVATGGGAVIRPINWSYMKKGLTVWLDVPLDALARRIAAVGTASRPLLHQESGDPYAKAYAKLTSLFEKRMDSYANADARVSLEHIALKQGHNDVTILTPSTIAIEALLKMESFLTEKAMVRN